One region of Deinococcus wulumuqiensis R12 genomic DNA includes:
- a CDS encoding ParA family protein — protein sequence MAEASDFLLLPTNVEYMSLDAMAQTAEALGAMGNQAFGVLFTMARPGKRLDTARRVLEELGLPVLNATVRASEAFKDASEQSLLVRDVKTNKLAHKCWEDYGEVVQELFGRMEANA from the coding sequence ATGGCAGAGGCCAGCGACTTTCTACTGCTACCGACCAACGTGGAGTACATGAGTCTTGATGCGATGGCACAGACAGCGGAGGCCCTGGGCGCTATGGGCAACCAGGCTTTTGGAGTCCTATTCACGATGGCACGCCCAGGCAAACGCCTTGACACGGCACGGCGCGTTTTGGAGGAGCTAGGCTTGCCTGTCCTGAATGCCACTGTCCGGGCATCAGAAGCCTTCAAAGACGCCAGTGAGCAGTCACTGCTGGTGCGCGACGTGAAGACCAATAAACTGGCCCACAAGTGCTGGGAGGACTACGGCGAGGTCGTTCAAGAACTCTTCGGCAGAATGGAGGCGAACGCATGA